The genomic stretch CAAACCACTCCTGGTCAATCCAAGTTCCACCCCTGGTCAATCCAAGTTCCACTCCTGGTCAAACCACTCCTGGTCAATCCAAGTTCCACTCCTGGTCAATCCAAGTTCCACCCCTGGTCAAACCACTCCTGGTCAATCCAAGTTTCCACCCCTGGTCAATTCAAGTTCCACCCCTGGTCAATTCAAGTTCCACCCCTGATCAATCCAAGTTCCACTCCTGGTCAATCCAAGTTCCACCCCTGGTCAATTCAAGTTCCACCCCTGGTCAATTCAAGTTCCACCCATGGTCAATTCAAGTTCCACCCCTGGTCGATCCAAGTTCCACCCCTGGTCAATCCAAGTTCCACTCCTGGTCAATCCAAGTTCCACTCCTGGTCAATTCAAGTTCCACCCCTGGTCAAACCACTTCTGGTCAAACCAAGTTCCACTCTTGGTCAAACCAAGTTCCACTCCTGGTCGATTCAAGTTCCAGGTCAATCCAAGTTACACCCCTGGTCAATCCAAGTTCCACTCCTGGTCAATCCAAGTTCCACTCCTGGTCAATTCAAGTTCCACCCCTGGTCAAACCACTTCTGGTCAATCCAAGTTCCACCCCTGGTCAATCCAAGTTTCACTCCTGGTCAAACCACTTCTGGTCAAACCAAGTTCCACTCTTGGTCAATCCAAGTTCCACTCCTGGTCAATTCAAGTTCCACCCCTGGTCAATCCAAGTTCCACCCCTGGTCAATCCAAGTTCCACCCCTGGTCAATCCAAGTTCCACTCCTGGTCAATCCAAGTTCCACTCCTGGTCAATTCAAGTTCCACCCCTGGCCAAGTTCCACCCCTGGTCAATCCAAGTTCCACCCCTGGTCAAACCAAGTTTCACCTCCAGTTGAACCAAGGGGACCATCTATACACTGATGTTTGGTTTGAAGTTCCACCCCTGGTCAATCCAAGTTCCACCCCTGGTCAATCCAAACACAAGGGTACCATCTATAGCCCTGCTATCTGTCACAAGGTCCAATGAAGTCCCACCTGGAGAAGCATCTAGGACCACCAGCGGTACTCATACGACAATTACTAATCCACTCCCCTAGATCAGGGTtcttcaaaccctgggtcacgACCCCTGCCAAGACTCAACTCTCAGGGTCAAGTATCGATGGTTCCAACGGCCTGGCTGGGCGCTTCACTCAAGTGAGCATGTCTGAGTAGGGAAGGCCGGATGGAAGACGGTAGCCAGGTAAACAGCACCAAAATCAGGCAAAAAATCCTCTCAATCCTCTTCAGGCCAAACACAGAGTCCGTTATGAATCCGGCGACGTCTTGAATAGCAAAAAACTCGACCTGAAACTGTCGACTGTGCAAGAAtccagtttttattttaatgacatCTAGACGTCGCTTGAATATTTGCTTATGGATCGTGCCCGCTGAGCTGGTGGCTCTTCTGGGAGCAGCTCTCAGGTTTAATGAAAAGAAAATCCTTTCATTTACATTCAGATCGGAGAAAATCCGCCGGGGTTTGTGACCCGCGAGTGGGACGGTATTAATCGTATTGCTCATTCTTCCCTCAGACGTAGCCTATTCCCCAGCCCGGGGattcttctgttctgttttctTAGATGACTTCTACTTCTACCCCTCACCTGCCCAGCTAGCTCCCTCTATACTCTATacgggagcctagtgggtagagctttgagctatggattaaaaggttgagggtttgaatcccagctctgccaaacAGCCATACAAAGGCTGACGCTGCGCCCCGACCCCAGCTTCGGTGGGTACAGGTGGGTAAAGACGCTGATGAGAGTCGTGTGTGTTCGTGTATTCCCCTCAGGTCTGGACATGGAGGTGGGCAAGGAGGGCGGATCCTGGCTCGGCGTCACCAAGCGCGGCAGACTGGCAGCGCTGACCAATTACATGGAAGGGAAGCAAAACCCGGACGCCCAGGGAAGAGGTAGGGCATCGATCGGGGTGTACATCCAGGTCACTGAGGGGGTCTAGTAGGTATGGGAGGCATGCCAAGAAATGCCATGCTGCACTTAAATGGTGCCCTCTGGTGGCCAGCAGTAATATATGCTAGCCTGCAAACAGCACCTCCTACTGTCCAGTTGAGGCGCCGCCACCTGTGCAAAAACTAATAACGCACCTGTGTTGACCTCTGATCTCTTCTCTCAGGGTTCTTGGTGTCCAATTTCCTGACCGAGGGCGTGGACAGCTTCTCCTACCTCCGCAAGGTGGCGTCCGACGGACACCTGTACAACGGCTTCAACCTCCTCACGGCCGACTTCAGGTAACCTCTACGCTTGGGCAGCAGGTGTGTTTGCGTGCACTAGTCTCCAACCAGACTGAGTTTGCCATGATTTGTCCACGTTCAAGCAAGCTTTCCATAAAGTCAGAATAAAGGCGCCTCAGTCGGAGCactttaagggatctaagaatttagacacgccctcttctcgggagtgtaggaggatgtagagagatcaccaggttttcagacagaccctctgACTCATGGTAAcccacgctcacacacacacacagcggagGAAGCTATCAGGCGATAAAAGGGACACGCTAGCTCTGAAGGCGCTAACCTTTTTCCGTGGCGGTTCTGTTTCCCTGGCTAATTAATCACAGCAGTGTAAACGGAACAGCAGGTCAGAGCAGCGACCAGGATCATAACTAACCTGAGCGAATCAGGAACCTAAACTTCTATTTTTAAACCTGCAGCAAATgtgaggccaaaagtatgtggacacacacactaatgatctaacccactactgccatttattactttttattttttttgtcttttctttttacatttttttcttttttcttctcttcctgtatcttgtcttttttgtttctttctgccgttttttcctttttttcgcagtttttttttattttctttttccttttttctgtcgtttcttctttttcttacttgttttctgttttttttctttttttgcagtctttattttctcttttctgttgttttttttcttttctttttttctgcttttttctttttcttcttttttattttctgcagattcttaattttttttctttttctttcatttctttctttttacttttttgctttttttcttctttcttttatttttctggagattcttttttctttttctttcatttctttatccttttctcttttttcttttcttttttctgccttttttcttctttttctgcagtttttattttcttttttctgttgttttcttattttctttttttctttttctgcagagtctttatttttttctttctttctttgcccttttttttttcttcttttttcttacttttctttctttttcttcttttttcttttctttctttttggctGTTTGTGTGTAACAGTGTCGCGCTCGCTGACTGTGTTTCCTCTTTTCCTGTCGTCCATTGCAGAGCCAATGAAGAGACGGTGTGTTACTATGGAAACAGAGGCAGCCCCGACCCCATCCATCTGACGGcgggtttgttttcttttttctgcacacacactataataaaaGCCTGAGACCGGAGCGTTATggactgtgtctgtgagaatttgtgctcgTTTAGTTAAGAGAGtgtttgtttacctaaacttatCCCAATAATGAAttagaggggtgtccacatacttttggttgtatacttttaattgtgtgtgtgtttcagcagGAATCTACGGTCTGAGTAACTCTTTGCTGGAGACGCCCTGGAGGAAACTGCAGCGCGGTAAGCGTAACTTCACCAGCGTGGTGGATAAGACGCTGCCCCCCGAAGGCCTGGTGCAGGAACTGCTGAGTGTCCTTAATGACGAGGAGCTGTGAGTGTCTGTCCGTCCCTCTGTcctaaaatatgtggacatcctGTCTAATTATCAAGCTCGAGTGTTTTAGCCACgcccattactaacaggtgtattaaacTGTTATAAAGTAAAATACTTTCTTCTGATTTTGGGAATGCTCCTTTGattgaacgggcacaaattcccacaggtacACTCCCAATATCTTGTACAAAGCCTCCACAGAGGAGCCGCAGATCGAGGGCATCAACTCCACAAAACTGCTTATAGGTGAAGAACGGGATGTCCCGCAGGCCGGGTGTGAGGAcgtcatggtcgggtgtccacatacttttgaccacatgctTGTATGGTTCTAACTGGTGAATCCACTCGTTGTGTGTTTGTCAGAAACACGCCGGACCCGCTGCAGGAGAGTCAGGGTGAAGGATACACTGCAGCCGTGCTGCGAGCTCTGTCCGCCGTGTGTGTACGCTCTCCGGGTTACGGCACCaggtctgcacacacacacacacacacacacacacacacacacacacacacacacacacacacacacacaagtaatgGACAGAATAACAGAAACCTGGACCCCGGAGCAACAGAATACTAGTCAGGAAGTCTAATTCATTTTTAGATACGAGGGAGGACTCAAAGATGCTTGCGAGCTAATTCTCCTTCTctaattttctttttctctctaatTCAATCGTTCacatttattctttttcttttttcatgtatttttctattcatatttcttttgtttcttttttctcttccttttttattttcttttttttgctatttctttattttctttttcttcttttttcttttgttttttttttctttattttt from Trichomycterus rosablanca isolate fTriRos1 chromosome 21, fTriRos1.hap1, whole genome shotgun sequence encodes the following:
- the tango2 gene encoding transport and Golgi organization protein 2 homolog isoform X1; amino-acid sequence: MCIIFFKFDPRPASKNAYRLILAANRDEFYNRPSKAADFWGNGKEILSGLDMEVGKEGGSWLGVTKRGRLAALTNYMEGKQNPDAQGRGFLVSNFLTEGVDSFSYLRKVASDGHLYNGFNLLTADFRANEETVCYYGNRGSPDPIHLTAAGIYGLSNSLLETPWRKLQRGKRNFTSVVDKTLPPEGLVQELLSVLNDEELNTPDPLQESQGEGYTAAVLRALSAVCVRSPGYGTRTNTIILIDGEDNVSFTEHTMLDGDVSQWSTKSFHFRLQE
- the tango2 gene encoding transport and Golgi organization protein 2 homolog isoform X2 encodes the protein MCIIFFKFDPRPASKNAYRLILAANRDEFYNRPSKAADFWGNGKEILSGLDMEVGKEGGSWLGVTKRGRLAALTNYMEGKQNPDAQGRGFLVSNFLTEGVDSFSYLRKVASDGHLYNGFNLLTADFRANEETVCYYGNRGSPDPIHLTAGIYGLSNSLLETPWRKLQRGKRNFTSVVDKTLPPEGLVQELLSVLNDEELNTPDPLQESQGEGYTAAVLRALSAVCVRSPGYGTRTNTIILIDGEDNVSFTEHTMLDGDVSQWSTKSFHFRLQE